The following proteins come from a genomic window of Paenibacillus spongiae:
- a CDS encoding DUF5696 domain-containing protein has product MKRTKRYAVLTVLLAAAVVAALPIFSQAEEADKAEPAAETGVEAAEESVAEPEVETSVEAAEESAAEPVAEAAEETDAGAAKEAVPDAAAGTASTATGTAVPKTNPVSATKKMASNGIYTLYADEKTGNVRVVNDATGSEWLGAPLTDKKTTPANKRYMESPVLISYTEGAEKTSTYPAKEKGTKVAVKPVESGLRVDYDIVKLKLKLALEYRLLDNGIEVTIPEESIVEAGAARLVSLEVMPFMNAARGSDDGAILLPDGSGALIRFKEKHAPYFAGYSQPIYGPDLTFRTQYNDTIDAAWLHKLSPREKIALPVFGIYKNGIGALGIVTKGEFAANINATPSGIRSIPFYRVSAEFIYRNDDVIFIGATGRVPLFQGNRIAGDRAVRFLLLEGEEANYVGMAKAYRNYLIRELGVKPVASNGTSLNLRLFGGILRDEVIGKTFISMTTFEQVRTVIDAFAKRGMTQLDLTITGWNDDGQYGNQPEQFPVSKPLGGRKELKKLIEYAGSKGIRLFLNADYVRVNSESDGFNKRKDSIHGIDREVLTTYDYFVSSGWGNPDRTFYLMKPERVLNKHINADLDEYADLGAAGVSFAGLGDSLYSDQDTDLLTQRDQSAGAWRKALELYRGRLGAVAVDYGFAYTFGSVDRIDGAPLDSSHFIFADETVPFYQLVLHGLIPYSASPGNLRDDSIAQRLRMLEYGAIPSFELTFEETSRLQRTMEDRLFSSLYTDWLGPAQEEYEAFRYIAERTMNEQMVNHEKLGAYVYRTTYSGGLQVIVNYGTQAVTVDDVSVEPLKYAVAGVDR; this is encoded by the coding sequence ATGAAACGCACCAAACGATATGCCGTCCTCACCGTATTGCTCGCCGCTGCGGTTGTGGCTGCGCTTCCGATATTCAGTCAGGCGGAGGAGGCCGACAAGGCGGAACCTGCGGCGGAAACGGGCGTGGAAGCAGCCGAGGAGTCTGTTGCGGAACCTGAGGTGGAAACGAGCGTAGAAGCGGCCGAGGAGTCTGCTGCGGAACCAGTGGCGGAAGCGGCCGAGGAGACTGATGCAGGGGCGGCTAAGGAAGCGGTCCCGGACGCGGCTGCGGGAACGGCCTCAACAGCAACCGGTACGGCAGTCCCGAAGACGAATCCGGTCTCGGCGACGAAGAAAATGGCGTCCAACGGGATCTACACGTTATATGCCGATGAGAAGACCGGCAACGTTCGAGTCGTGAACGACGCGACCGGTTCAGAATGGCTGGGAGCCCCGCTGACGGACAAGAAGACGACGCCGGCGAACAAGCGATACATGGAATCCCCCGTATTGATCAGCTATACGGAGGGCGCCGAGAAGACGTCGACTTACCCGGCCAAGGAGAAAGGCACGAAAGTAGCGGTTAAGCCGGTCGAGTCGGGACTGCGCGTAGACTACGATATCGTCAAGCTGAAGCTGAAGCTCGCGCTGGAATACCGTCTCTTGGACAATGGGATCGAAGTCACGATTCCCGAGGAATCGATCGTCGAAGCGGGTGCCGCCCGTCTGGTCAGCCTGGAGGTGATGCCGTTCATGAATGCGGCTCGCGGCTCGGACGACGGGGCGATCCTGCTGCCGGACGGCTCGGGCGCGCTGATCCGCTTCAAGGAGAAGCATGCGCCTTACTTCGCCGGTTATTCACAGCCGATTTACGGTCCCGACCTGACGTTCCGCACGCAATATAACGATACGATCGATGCGGCCTGGCTGCACAAGCTTTCCCCCCGCGAGAAAATCGCTTTGCCCGTATTCGGCATCTACAAGAACGGAATCGGGGCGCTAGGCATCGTAACGAAAGGCGAATTTGCGGCCAATATTAACGCTACGCCGTCGGGAATCCGCAGCATACCGTTCTACCGGGTATCGGCCGAGTTCATCTACCGCAACGACGATGTGATCTTCATCGGGGCGACAGGCCGAGTGCCGCTGTTTCAGGGCAACCGGATTGCCGGCGACCGCGCCGTCCGCTTTTTATTGCTGGAAGGCGAAGAGGCAAACTACGTCGGCATGGCCAAGGCGTATCGGAACTATCTGATTCGCGAGCTGGGTGTAAAGCCCGTTGCGTCGAACGGGACTTCGCTCAACCTCCGATTGTTCGGAGGTATCCTGCGCGACGAAGTGATCGGGAAGACCTTTATTTCCATGACCACATTCGAACAGGTCCGAACCGTCATTGACGCCTTCGCCAAGCGGGGGATGACGCAGCTCGACTTAACGATCACGGGCTGGAATGACGACGGCCAGTACGGCAACCAGCCGGAACAGTTCCCGGTCAGCAAGCCGCTTGGAGGCCGGAAGGAGCTGAAGAAGCTGATTGAATATGCCGGCAGCAAAGGCATACGCCTGTTTCTGAACGCCGACTATGTGCGCGTGAATAGCGAAAGCGACGGCTTCAACAAGCGCAAGGACAGCATTCACGGGATCGACCGGGAGGTGCTTACGACCTATGACTATTTCGTCTCCAGCGGCTGGGGAAACCCGGACAGAACGTTCTACTTGATGAAGCCGGAGCGCGTGCTGAACAAACATATCAACGCCGATCTGGACGAATATGCCGATTTGGGCGCTGCCGGCGTCAGCTTTGCGGGTCTTGGCGATTCGCTCTATTCCGACCAGGATACGGATCTGCTCACGCAGCGGGATCAATCGGCGGGCGCTTGGCGCAAGGCGCTCGAACTGTACCGCGGCAGGCTCGGAGCCGTGGCTGTCGATTATGGATTCGCCTACACATTCGGCAGCGTGGACCGTATTGACGGCGCACCGCTCGATTCCAGCCATTTTATCTTCGCGGACGAAACGGTGCCGTTCTATCAGCTCGTTCTGCATGGTCTGATCCCGTACTCGGCTTCTCCTGGCAACTTGCGCGACGATTCGATAGCGCAACGGCTGCGGATGCTGGAATACGGCGCAATTCCGTCGTTCGAGCTTACCTTCGAGGAGACGAGCAGGCTGCAGCGCACGATGGAGGACCGTTTGTTCAGCTCGCTGTATACCGACTGGCTCGGACCGGCTCAGGAGGAATACGAGGCTTTCCGCTACATAGCCGAACGTACGATGAACGAGCAGATGGTCAATCACGAGAAGCTCGGTGCCTATGTATACCGGACGACGTACTCGGGCGGCTTGCAGGTCATCGTGAACTACGGGACGCAGGCGGTTACGGTAGACGATGTGTCGGTAGAGCCGCTCAAATATGCCGTGGCGGGGGTTGACCGATGA
- a CDS encoding YIP1 family protein — protein sequence MNTLLLMRLVIAHPIDFYFEIQNPRRIFWHQGFVLIALAFAIRMLSILMTGYAFETREPYEISWFYELVYILVPWLVYCIANWAVSAIMEGEGKFKEIFVGSAFALVPFILFSLPVTLLTNILSLEEADIVHTLTNLLFIWCGWLILIKIKILHDFELGKMLWIAVLTVISMAIVLFVGILLFGLINQFVSFVTDIFKEVRLRS from the coding sequence ATGAACACGCTGCTGCTCATGCGCCTCGTTATCGCACATCCGATCGACTTTTATTTCGAAATCCAGAACCCGAGACGAATCTTCTGGCATCAAGGATTTGTGCTGATCGCACTCGCCTTTGCCATACGAATGCTGTCGATCCTGATGACCGGCTACGCATTCGAAACGCGCGAGCCTTATGAAATATCCTGGTTCTACGAACTGGTCTACATTCTCGTTCCCTGGCTCGTGTACTGCATCGCCAACTGGGCGGTGAGCGCCATTATGGAAGGCGAGGGGAAGTTCAAGGAGATTTTCGTCGGCAGCGCGTTTGCCCTGGTTCCGTTCATTCTCTTCTCGCTTCCGGTGACACTGCTTACGAACATCCTGTCGCTGGAAGAAGCCGACATCGTCCATACATTGACGAACCTGCTGTTCATCTGGTGCGGGTGGCTCATTCTGATCAAGATCAAGATCCTTCACGACTTCGAGCTCGGCAAGATGCTGTGGATCGCGGTCCTTACCGTGATCTCGATGGCGATCGTCCTGTTCGTCGGCATTCTGCTCTTCGGTCTGATTAACCAGTTTGTCAGCTTTGTTACGGATATCTTCAAGGAAGTGCGACTACGATCGTAG
- a CDS encoding carbohydrate ABC transporter permease, translated as MEGIVKGRRIDWSSIVLYVFLTGFGLVMLLPLVYMATTAMKPISELFLFPPRFFVRNPTWMNFRDLLLITGTSFVPFSRYIFNSIVISGSIVIGGVLISAMAAYPLAKHQMPFRQFIFNMIVLALMFSPIVLQIPQYLLISRSGLMNTYFALVLPYLAAPVGMFLMTQFLRQIPDALLEASRIDGASEWQVFWRVIMPMLKPAIATFALFSFIQAWNDPYPSQVYTTQEDMKALPLAIQTISGGAGVIARVGTLAAASFLMIVPTIVVFIITQRMVLQTMAHSGLKE; from the coding sequence ATGGAGGGCATCGTAAAAGGCCGCAGAATCGATTGGAGCAGCATTGTTCTGTATGTTTTTTTAACGGGATTCGGTCTCGTCATGCTGCTGCCGCTCGTTTACATGGCGACGACGGCGATGAAGCCGATCAGCGAGCTGTTTCTTTTCCCGCCGCGCTTCTTCGTGCGCAATCCGACATGGATGAATTTCCGGGACCTGCTCCTTATTACAGGAACGTCATTCGTACCGTTCTCCCGTTACATCTTCAACAGCATCGTCATATCGGGCTCGATCGTCATCGGCGGCGTGCTCATTTCGGCGATGGCCGCTTATCCGCTGGCCAAGCATCAGATGCCGTTTCGCCAGTTTATCTTCAACATGATAGTACTGGCGCTCATGTTCTCGCCGATCGTGCTGCAAATTCCGCAGTACCTGCTCATTAGCCGGAGCGGTCTGATGAACACTTATTTCGCCCTCGTGCTTCCCTATCTGGCAGCGCCGGTCGGCATGTTCCTCATGACGCAGTTTCTAAGGCAAATTCCGGATGCGCTGCTTGAGGCGTCCCGGATCGACGGCGCTTCCGAATGGCAGGTGTTCTGGCGTGTCATCATGCCGATGCTGAAACCGGCCATTGCCACCTTCGCCTTGTTCAGCTTCATCCAGGCGTGGAACGATCCCTATCCGTCCCAGGTGTATACGACGCAGGAAGATATGAAGGCGCTGCCCCTCGCCATCCAGACCATCAGCGGCGGGGCGGGCGTGATCGCCCGCGTCGGCACGCTTGCGGCGGCCAGCTTCCTGATGATCGTTCCGACGATCGTGGTCTTCATCATCACGCAGCGCATGGTGCTGCAGACGATGGCCCACTCGGGCCTGAAAGAGTAG
- a CDS encoding carbohydrate ABC transporter permease, whose amino-acid sequence MSANTEAAVPATSAMQASPVRQGRMVRLWADVKRNKVSYLFLAPFLLLFTFFTIIPIFMSVGLSFTYYNILEAPKFIGLSNYKLLFVDDDIFLKAIGITLKFAFITGPLGYAMAFLLAWLISQIPVKYRFFYTLCFYTPSITSAVAMSVVWLYLFAGDRKGLLNYYAMKLGLIDEPYLFLQNVDSIVPVIIIVSLWMSMGVGFLAFLAGLQNVPKDLYEAGAIDGIRYRWQELIYITVPAVKPQLLFGAVLQVVSSLTVFDVSIQLVGLPSPLYAGHTILTHLYDYAFIKFEMGYASAIAVVLFAMMIGLNRVIFKLLGRD is encoded by the coding sequence ATGAGCGCGAATACGGAGGCGGCAGTGCCGGCAACCTCCGCCATGCAGGCAAGCCCGGTGCGTCAGGGGCGTATGGTCCGGCTGTGGGCGGATGTGAAGCGGAACAAAGTATCGTACTTGTTCCTGGCCCCTTTCCTGCTGCTGTTTACGTTCTTCACCATCATTCCGATTTTTATGTCGGTCGGACTTAGCTTCACCTACTACAACATTCTGGAAGCGCCGAAGTTTATCGGGCTCTCCAATTACAAGCTGCTGTTCGTTGACGACGACATCTTCCTGAAGGCCATCGGCATTACGCTGAAATTCGCTTTCATAACAGGTCCTCTAGGGTATGCGATGGCGTTTCTGCTCGCTTGGCTGATTAGCCAAATTCCAGTCAAATACCGTTTCTTCTACACGCTGTGCTTCTATACGCCGTCGATTACGAGCGCGGTGGCCATGTCGGTCGTCTGGCTCTACCTGTTCGCAGGCGACCGCAAAGGGCTGCTCAATTATTACGCGATGAAGCTCGGCCTTATCGACGAACCGTATTTATTTTTGCAAAATGTCGATTCCATCGTGCCGGTTATTATCATCGTGTCGCTGTGGATGAGCATGGGCGTCGGCTTTCTGGCCTTCCTGGCGGGGCTGCAGAACGTGCCGAAGGATCTGTACGAAGCCGGTGCGATCGACGGTATCCGCTACCGCTGGCAGGAGCTCATCTACATTACCGTTCCGGCCGTCAAGCCGCAGTTGCTCTTCGGCGCGGTGCTGCAGGTCGTCTCTTCGCTCACGGTATTCGATGTCAGCATCCAGCTTGTCGGGCTGCCGAGTCCGCTTTATGCCGGGCATACGATATTGACGCACTTGTACGACTATGCGTTCATCAAGTTCGAAATGGGCTACGCGTCCGCCATCGCCGTCGTGCTGTTCGCGATGATGATCGGTCTGAACCGGGTCATCTTTAAGCTGCTGGGGAGGGACTAG
- a CDS encoding extracellular solute-binding protein, with protein sequence MLTFLRKFKVTIAVILLLGLFLAWWNGTRSYDDTIMATVPVFADVDESSILQQEDIKSKLEPSYLKYAETHNKAGAKDTESFKQTIASMAYSAISPQGAQVQEDLGGRSGQVLALMEENSWAEYKIHVPQDGYYQIGMNYYTLPGKRSPVVRAVRIDGEYPFFQAKKIDFQRMWRETGKPWYDNQGNEFNPRRLEASGWQYREFRDTEGKVYEPFRFFLKRGEHTLRIEAVREPAAMGDIVVHSPVAAPSYAQIREEYDRKGYKPVRDFSLHIQAEAATLRSDPTLKRIEDREPTTEPFNKDAIVLNSFGGPTWRSGGQWAEWEFEVPESGLYHIGARYGQWYLNGFPAQRSLTIDGKLPFAEANAFTFPYAVKWQIAKLGNEDGLYLFYLEKGKHTVRMEVQVGALGSVLEKITDTTHKISMLSREVIRVTGTNPDPNGDWRLEESIPNLVARLYMMARDFDDVIQELYKLGVKEGSSDISTIYQARDQMIDIARDTKTIPARLGAITDLQSSLGLWVNGLSKQSLILDYLIVQSPGRSWPKGEAPAYVRALTMAGDFAKSFTKDYSGVGNVYGNEETLDVWVARGRDWVQIIKQMIDEDFTPETGIKVNVNVIPAQQMQILLLANTAGLAPDVALGVEGEVPIDFAVRDGLVNLNRFPDYKDVAGRFRPGALIPFKYNGGDYALPENQNFFMLFYRKDILEQLGVSEDDIPQTWDEVLNLIPMLQQNGMDFYYPHAPNNPNLAISEFAPFLFQYGGEFYREDGDKSNLDAPEALQAMKQWTGLFTNYKIQKQADFYNRFRSGEMPIGVADYSTYILLSTAAPELTGWWGMKPIPGMKQPDGRINRATGGLGQTGMIFKSSDKQEQAWTFLKWWTSADAQEKFGTELESLLGVEARWNTANVEALKRLPWQKADIDAILEQWEWFKEREIVLGGYYTTRYIANMWNEIVLNGKVIREAVEEGVREINKELRKKREEFGIDDAGTAKQAAADQGGGWP encoded by the coding sequence ATGCTAACTTTTTTGCGGAAATTCAAGGTGACCATCGCGGTCATTCTGCTGCTGGGCCTCTTCTTGGCATGGTGGAACGGCACGAGGAGCTATGACGATACGATCATGGCGACCGTGCCTGTCTTTGCCGATGTGGACGAAAGCTCGATTCTGCAGCAGGAGGATATCAAGTCCAAATTGGAGCCATCGTACCTTAAGTATGCAGAAACGCATAACAAAGCAGGAGCGAAGGACACAGAATCGTTCAAGCAGACGATCGCCTCGATGGCGTATTCGGCGATCAGTCCGCAGGGAGCGCAGGTTCAAGAGGATCTCGGCGGCCGAAGCGGTCAAGTATTGGCGCTTATGGAAGAGAACAGCTGGGCGGAATACAAGATTCACGTTCCGCAAGATGGCTACTATCAGATCGGAATGAACTATTATACGCTGCCGGGCAAACGTTCTCCTGTCGTCCGGGCTGTAAGAATCGACGGCGAATACCCCTTCTTTCAGGCGAAGAAGATCGACTTTCAGCGCATGTGGCGCGAAACGGGCAAGCCGTGGTATGACAACCAGGGCAACGAGTTCAACCCCCGTCGCCTGGAAGCGTCCGGCTGGCAATACCGTGAATTCCGCGATACGGAAGGGAAAGTATACGAGCCGTTCCGTTTCTTTCTGAAGCGGGGCGAGCACACGCTGCGGATCGAAGCGGTGAGAGAGCCGGCGGCGATGGGGGACATCGTCGTTCATTCGCCGGTCGCAGCGCCTTCTTATGCGCAAATACGGGAAGAGTATGACCGCAAGGGCTATAAACCGGTACGGGATTTCTCTCTTCATATTCAGGCGGAGGCGGCCACCCTCCGTTCGGACCCTACGCTGAAACGCATCGAGGACCGCGAACCGACGACCGAGCCGTTCAATAAGGATGCCATCGTGCTGAATTCGTTCGGCGGCCCTACCTGGCGCTCCGGCGGGCAGTGGGCTGAATGGGAGTTCGAAGTGCCGGAGAGCGGACTCTATCATATCGGCGCCCGTTATGGGCAGTGGTATTTGAACGGATTTCCGGCGCAGCGCAGCCTGACGATCGACGGCAAGCTGCCGTTTGCGGAAGCCAATGCGTTCACGTTCCCGTATGCGGTGAAATGGCAAATCGCGAAACTCGGCAATGAAGACGGCTTATATCTATTCTACCTGGAGAAAGGCAAGCACACCGTTCGCATGGAGGTTCAGGTTGGCGCTCTCGGCAGCGTGCTGGAGAAAATCACCGATACGACGCACAAAATTTCGATGCTGTCGCGCGAAGTCATTCGCGTCACGGGAACGAATCCGGATCCGAACGGCGATTGGCGCCTGGAAGAAAGCATTCCGAATCTCGTCGCCCGCCTCTACATGATGGCCCGCGATTTCGACGACGTCATTCAGGAACTATACAAGCTTGGGGTCAAGGAAGGCAGCTCCGACATCAGCACGATCTATCAGGCGCGCGATCAGATGATCGATATAGCCAGAGATACGAAGACGATCCCTGCCAGGCTGGGCGCCATCACCGATTTGCAATCGTCGCTGGGCCTGTGGGTGAACGGCTTGTCGAAGCAAAGCCTGATCCTGGACTACCTGATCGTGCAGTCGCCCGGCCGATCATGGCCGAAGGGCGAAGCGCCCGCATACGTGCGCGCGCTGACGATGGCGGGCGATTTTGCCAAATCGTTTACGAAGGATTACAGCGGCGTCGGCAACGTGTATGGCAATGAAGAGACGCTCGACGTATGGGTCGCGCGCGGACGCGATTGGGTGCAAATCATCAAGCAGATGATTGACGAGGATTTCACGCCGGAAACCGGCATTAAAGTGAATGTCAACGTTATTCCCGCTCAACAGATGCAGATCCTGCTGCTCGCCAATACGGCAGGGCTGGCGCCCGACGTGGCGCTCGGCGTCGAGGGCGAGGTGCCGATCGACTTCGCGGTGCGCGACGGTCTGGTCAATCTGAACCGCTTCCCGGACTACAAGGACGTCGCCGGCCGATTCCGGCCGGGCGCGCTCATTCCTTTCAAATATAACGGCGGCGATTACGCCCTGCCGGAGAACCAGAACTTCTTCATGCTGTTTTACCGCAAAGACATTTTGGAGCAGCTGGGGGTATCGGAAGACGATATTCCGCAGACCTGGGATGAGGTCTTGAATCTGATTCCAATGCTGCAGCAGAACGGGATGGACTTCTACTACCCGCATGCCCCGAACAACCCGAATCTGGCGATCAGCGAGTTCGCGCCGTTCCTGTTTCAATACGGGGGCGAATTCTATCGGGAAGACGGGGACAAATCCAATCTGGATGCCCCGGAAGCGCTCCAGGCGATGAAGCAGTGGACCGGGCTGTTCACGAACTACAAGATTCAGAAGCAGGCTGACTTCTACAACCGTTTTCGTTCGGGTGAAATGCCGATCGGGGTCGCCGATTACTCGACCTATATTCTGCTGTCGACAGCGGCGCCGGAACTGACCGGGTGGTGGGGCATGAAGCCGATTCCGGGCATGAAGCAGCCGGACGGCAGAATTAACCGGGCGACTGGCGGTCTCGGCCAAACCGGCATGATCTTCAAGAGCTCCGATAAGCAGGAGCAGGCATGGACTTTCCTCAAATGGTGGACGAGTGCGGACGCGCAGGAGAAGTTCGGCACCGAGCTGGAATCGCTGCTTGGCGTCGAAGCGCGCTGGAATACCGCGAACGTCGAGGCGCTCAAGCGTCTGCCATGGCAAAAAGCCGATATCGATGCGATCCTCGAGCAGTGGGAGTGGTTCAAGGAACGCGAGATTGTATTGGGCGGTTACTACACGACCCGTTATATCGCCAACATGTGGAATGAAATCGTGCTGAACGGCAAAGTCATCCGCGAAGCGGTCGAAGAGGGCGTGCGCGAGATTAACAAAGAGCTTCGCAAGAAACGCGAGGAGTTTGGGATCGACGATGCCGGAACGGCGAAACAAGCTGCAGCCGATCAAGGAGGGGGATGGCCATGA
- a CDS encoding ABC transporter substrate-binding protein: protein MKAWRSKSFILLLVLAFVLSACSSGTKNAPAGTNGQTDPGANKEGNNAGSNSGNNVQGNDGAANNGSVDAPAVQFTDTDMSGSITFWTFSPEIHKEIAASFNKVYPKIKVNVVGLGWEVHDKLQTTLAAGKGAPDIAQVEQGQFPRYIKGDVLEDLLEAPYEAGKYKEDTTDYNWFRWMNQDNTKLLGIPWDVTPGVYYYRADIFEELGLPSEPEELGEYIADADNWITVVETLTSNGKFGMEWRDGPVHWAGDAVGYFDKDFNWLRNTEELVKILDVTKRQNQLKIAPHMGFGDEKGKALVKSGKLVGLVLGSWGAREIAKVFPDQKGKWRATSVPMGIYYGGGGSTFVIPKQAPDENKLAAWKFLEWMQFSEDAWKIFVKWSVQPGWKSIAEASWYQELTNEYLGGQADFALYSQLAEKLQPLKKTELDGKAWDIWLKGVLEALDKNVDSKTEINKIEDNIKRQLGPEIDKLKKAYNIE, encoded by the coding sequence ATGAAAGCATGGCGGTCCAAAAGCTTCATCCTGCTTCTTGTACTGGCATTCGTATTGTCGGCTTGCAGTTCGGGGACGAAGAACGCGCCGGCCGGTACTAATGGTCAGACCGATCCAGGGGCGAATAAGGAGGGGAATAACGCAGGGAGTAATTCCGGCAACAATGTCCAAGGCAACGACGGTGCAGCTAATAATGGTTCCGTGGATGCTCCGGCAGTGCAATTTACGGATACTGACATGTCCGGCAGCATCACATTCTGGACCTTCTCCCCCGAAATTCATAAAGAAATCGCCGCTTCCTTCAATAAAGTGTATCCGAAAATCAAGGTCAATGTCGTCGGCCTCGGATGGGAAGTGCATGACAAGCTCCAAACGACGCTGGCAGCAGGCAAAGGCGCTCCCGACATTGCGCAGGTCGAGCAAGGACAGTTCCCCCGCTACATAAAGGGCGATGTGCTGGAAGATTTGCTTGAGGCGCCTTACGAAGCCGGCAAGTACAAGGAAGACACGACCGATTACAACTGGTTCCGCTGGATGAACCAGGACAATACGAAGCTGCTCGGCATTCCGTGGGACGTAACCCCCGGCGTATACTACTACCGCGCCGACATCTTCGAAGAGCTGGGCCTTCCTTCCGAACCGGAAGAGCTGGGCGAATATATCGCCGATGCGGACAACTGGATCACGGTTGTGGAAACGCTCACCTCCAACGGCAAATTCGGCATGGAATGGCGCGATGGTCCGGTTCATTGGGCGGGCGACGCGGTAGGCTATTTCGACAAAGACTTCAATTGGCTGCGCAATACCGAAGAGCTGGTGAAAATTCTCGATGTGACGAAACGCCAAAACCAATTGAAAATCGCGCCGCATATGGGATTTGGAGACGAGAAAGGAAAGGCGCTCGTGAAGAGCGGCAAGCTGGTCGGCCTCGTGCTCGGCTCCTGGGGCGCCCGGGAGATTGCCAAGGTGTTCCCGGATCAGAAGGGAAAATGGCGGGCGACGAGCGTTCCGATGGGCATTTATTACGGCGGCGGAGGCTCCACGTTCGTCATTCCGAAGCAAGCGCCGGATGAGAACAAACTGGCGGCATGGAAATTTTTGGAGTGGATGCAGTTCTCTGAAGATGCCTGGAAAATATTCGTGAAATGGTCCGTACAGCCGGGCTGGAAAAGCATTGCGGAAGCATCTTGGTATCAGGAGCTGACGAACGAATACCTCGGCGGGCAAGCGGATTTCGCTCTCTACTCGCAGCTGGCCGAGAAGCTGCAGCCGCTCAAGAAGACGGAGCTCGATGGCAAGGCATGGGATATTTGGCTGAAAGGCGTGCTTGAGGCGCTTGACAAGAATGTCGATTCGAAGACCGAAATCAACAAAATCGAAGACAATATCAAGCGTCAGCTTGGACCGGAAATCGACAAGCTGAAGAAAGCCTACAACATCGAATAA
- a CDS encoding histidine phosphatase family protein, protein MQGHRDSPLTELGKRQAAWLRASLKDIHFDAIYTSSSRRAIHTAEIIRGTRELDITPCDSFLEINLGSWEGQIRSDLERTCPDEHYSFWNTPHLYKPINGGESFAQLQDRIIPALHRMVSKHRGGNILLITHAVTLKAILAHYRGDPLDQLWTPPILQPTALSKVTLIDTEYTIDIYGDVSHYQSVRRAVGAIAYQGDKFVLVHKVKNTYEKESGVWDFPKGGLEEDESLEEAVLRELMEETGTDNYIIRQELPAKITFSFPEEIRKKIGYASQETTMFLVELIGRPDELKPCGKEIDEVILIESEHLLNQLSHQETVIYLEQYCRFLFNENQAHDPIV, encoded by the coding sequence TTGCAAGGTCATAGGGATTCCCCGTTAACGGAGCTAGGCAAAAGGCAAGCAGCCTGGTTAAGAGCTTCACTGAAGGACATTCATTTTGATGCCATCTATACCAGTTCCAGCCGAAGAGCGATTCATACCGCAGAGATTATTAGAGGGACAAGGGAACTGGATATTACCCCCTGTGACAGCTTTTTGGAAATAAACCTGGGCTCGTGGGAGGGACAGATACGTTCGGATCTGGAAAGAACCTGTCCTGATGAGCATTACAGCTTCTGGAATACACCTCATCTCTATAAGCCCATTAATGGCGGAGAATCGTTTGCTCAATTGCAAGATCGAATAATCCCAGCCTTACATCGGATGGTGTCCAAACATAGAGGCGGCAATATTCTGCTTATTACGCATGCGGTGACTCTGAAGGCTATATTGGCTCACTACAGAGGTGATCCCCTTGATCAATTATGGACGCCGCCCATCCTTCAGCCTACGGCTTTGAGCAAGGTAACCCTGATTGATACGGAGTATACTATAGACATATACGGCGATGTATCGCATTATCAATCGGTTCGAAGAGCGGTTGGAGCAATAGCCTATCAAGGGGATAAGTTCGTCCTGGTACATAAAGTCAAGAATACCTATGAGAAGGAATCTGGTGTATGGGACTTTCCCAAAGGCGGTTTAGAAGAGGACGAAAGCTTAGAGGAAGCAGTTCTACGGGAGTTAATGGAAGAAACGGGGACAGATAATTATATCATTAGGCAGGAGCTTCCGGCGAAAATAACGTTTTCTTTCCCTGAGGAGATTCGCAAGAAAATTGGGTATGCATCCCAGGAGACAACGATGTTTCTTGTGGAGCTTATCGGCCGTCCCGATGAATTGAAGCCCTGCGGAAAGGAGATCGACGAGGTTATTCTGATCGAATCCGAGCATCTCCTTAATCAATTATCCCATCAAGAAACCGTCATTTACTTGGAGCAGTATTGCAGGTTTCTATTCAATGAAAATCAAGCACATGATCCGATTGTATAA